In Eulemur rufifrons isolate Redbay chromosome 2, OSU_ERuf_1, whole genome shotgun sequence, the sequence CGCACGCTGATGCGGTCAGTCCTGGAGGGGCCGGGGTGGGGACGAGGGCCCAGGCCAGGGTGGCGGTGGGGGGACAGGGCTCACTGCAGGCCAGAGGGAGAGCTCTTTCTGTCTGTGATGAGCACACGTGTCCTCTGTTTCTGGCACGTGTGCCcacgtgcctgtgtgtgcacccACGTGCCTGGTATCCGTGCACACGCACTTTGGTGGCTGTCACGGGTGCTGGCgtgccagtgtgtgtgtgcaccggTGCAACCATGCCCGCGCCTGCCTTGGTGGTGCGTGGCGGCTGTGGggccaccctcaccccaccccgcCCTGGCCTCCAGGCACCAGTTGACACGCGTGGCCGTGGACGTGGGCGCCGGCCCCTGGGGCAACCAGACTGTCGTCTTCCTGGGTTCCGAGGCGGGCACTGTCCTCAAGTTCCTCGTGCGGCCCAATGCCAGCGCCTCAGGGACTGCTGGGCCCAGTGTCTTCCTGGAGGAGTTCGAGACCTACCGGCCGGACAGGTGAGTCCGGGCAAAGGCGGGGAGAGGGGACCAGCAGGCGGAGAGGTGGAGCCGGCACCCTGAGCCTCACATCTTGTCCCCAGGTGTGGACGGCCCGGTGGTGGCGAGACGGGGCAGCGGCTGCTGAGCCTGGAGCTGGACACGGCCTCGGGGGGCCTGCTGGCGGCCTTTCCCCGCTGCGTGGTCCGCGTGCCCGTGGCCCGCTGCCAGCAGTACTCGGGGTGTATGAAGTGAGTGGCCCGCCCTGGGCTGGCCGTGGTGGGAAGCAAGGAAAAATGAGCACAGGGAGCACGAGGAGCCGGGTTCGAGTTGGGGGCCCCTCAGCATTCTGAGCTGTTGAGTAATGAACTGGGCAGAggcacagcctgtgcaaaggtcctggggcaggactgCACCTGGTGTGTTGGAGGCACAGCCAGGAGGCCTGTGTGACTAGAGCAGAGcgaggagggggagagagcgaggaggggagggtgggaacAGGACAGCAGGTTGTACAGAGCctggtgggctgcagggaggacttGGGCTTTGATTCAGGGGGAGGTGGGCGCcatggagggctgtgggcagaggaagGCCCAGCCCTGACGCGGGTGCTCACAtgcgccctctggtggctgcTGTGGGGAGGAGACTGGGGGAGGCGGCTGTTTCTGTCTCTAAAGTGGGTGGAAGGCTGGGACGCGCGCGCAGTGCTGGCTCACCCTTGGGCTCCGCGTGAGCCCTCCCTCGACACAGAGGACCCTCGCGGCCCCCTGTCATTGCAACAATGACGCTGGAGGACCGAGTGAAGGGCACAGGTCTGGGGCGAGCCCACCAGGGCgcccaccccagctctgccactcggGCTCAAGTTACCTCCCCTGAGCCTCGTTGGCTCATCTGTCAAGTGGGGAGTGGGCCGTCCCCCCACAAAGACTTGCCGTCGCGAGGACTCCGGGAGTCACTAAGAAGGGGCGGGTGCTTGGAACAGGGCCCCGGCTGAGGGTCCCCTTGTCTGCCCCAGGAACTGCATCGGCAGCCAGGACCCCTACTGCGGCTGGGCCCCCGACGGCTCCTGTGTCTTCCTCAGCCCCGGCACCAGGTAAGGTCGGGAGAAGGTGGGCAGAGGGTGCACGGCCGGCCTGAGACGCGATTTCTGCTGACGGTGCCTCTTCTCTCCCCGCCACCCCCGTTAGAGCCACCTTTGAGCAGGACGTGTCCGGGGCCAGCACCTCGGGCTTAGGGGACTGCACCggtgagtggggggaggggaggtcaggCTAGGAGCCCCCATCccatggtggggggagggaagaggcctGGGGACCCCCAATCCCGGTTCTCAGGGCTTCTCTTGCCCCCTTAGGCCACTTGTGCCCAGAGGGGCGGGGCGGCTGGACTCCATCGGGGCTTTGGAAGGGCAGGGGTCCCAGTTcccagggaggggggaggggaaggacagaCAGACCCCAGAAGACAAACGGAAGCTGTGAGGTGGACAGACAGGCTTTGACAGGGACAAAGAGACGTCACAGGGCAGATAGGCCCAAGGAGGTGGGGGGGCCTGGACTGCCCCAGTCTCGCCCCTCTCACCCGGCCCTCCCTGCCAGGGCTCCTGCGGGCCAGCCTCTCCGAGGACCGCGCCGGGCTGGTGTCGGTGAACCTGCTGGTGACGTCGTCGGTGGCGGCCTTCGTGGTGGGCGCCGTGGTGTCCGGCTTCAGCGTGGGCTGGTTCGTGGGCCTCCGGGAGCGGCGCGAGCTGGCCCGCCGCAAGGACAAGGAGGCCATCCTGGCCCACGGGGGTGGTGAGGCCGTGCTGAGCGTGAGCCGTCTGGGCGAGCGCCGGGGGGCCGGCCCCGGGGGCCGGGGTGGCGGGGCCGGTGGGGCCGGAGGTCCCCCCGAGGCGCTGCTGGCGCCCCTCATGCAGAACGGCTGGGCCAAGGCCACACTGCTGCAGGGCGGCCCCCACGACCTGGACTCGGGGCTGCTGCCCACGCCCGAGCAGACGCCGCTGCCCCAGAAGCGCCTGCCCACCCCGCACCCCCACCCTCACGCCCTGGCCCCCCGCGGCTGGGACCATGGCCACCCCCTGCTCTCCGCCTCCGCCTCgtcctccctcctgctgctggCCCCCGCCCGGGCCCCCGAGCAGCCCCCAGCGCCGGGTGACCCGGCCCCCGATGCCCGCCTCTATGCCACGCGGCCAGGCCGTGCCTCCCACAGCGACTTCCCGCTCACCCCCCACGCCAGCCCGGATCGCCGGCGGGTGGTGTCAGCGCCCACGGGCCCCTTGGACCCAACCTCAGCCGCCGACAGCCTCCCCCGGCCCTGGAGCCCACCCCCGACGGGCAGCCTCCGGAGGCCGGGCCCTCACGGCCCGCCGGCTGCCGCCCTGCGCCGCACGCACACGTTCAACAGCGGAGAGGGCAGGCCCGGGGACCGCCACCGTGGCTGCCACGCCCGGCCCAGCACGGACTTGGCCCACCTCCTCCCCTATGGGGGGGCGGACAGGACTGCGCCCCCGGTGCCCTAGGCGGGCCCCCCGACGCCTTGGCAGTGCCAGCCACGGGAACCAGGAGCGAGAGAGGCGCAAAGACGCCAGGCCTGGGCCAGCTCCGAGTGGGTGCTCAAGACCCCCGCCCCACCCGCGTGGGGGGCCCCCTCCGCCACACGGAAGCACAACGAGCTCGCCCTCCCCCCCACCCGGGGCCGCAGGACACTGAGATGGTttgggggtgggcgggcgggaaGAATTTGCTATGGATCTGAGGTTGACCTTATGCGCGTAGATTTTGGTTTCTTTGGcaatttttggtttcttttgcaGTTTTCTAACCAATTGCACAACTCCGTTCTCGGGGTGGCGGCCGGGGgcttggaggtggggtggggatgggggggccACTGCTGCAGACCcaagtcccccccaccccccgaaaaAGGTCCCTCCCGGACCCAGGCCCCTggcgtgtgtgggtgtgtgtgcgtgtgcatgccgTGTTCGTGTGTGCaaggggccggggagggggcgtGCGTGTGCGTGCCTGCGAGGGCTGCGGTGGGCGTGTGCGTCGGGTGGGCCACGCGTGCGGTGTGTGTGTCTAAGTGCGAGCGTGGTGGGTGGCCCCAGCGGCCTGGGCGTTGGCTGAGCCAACACTGGGGCTTCCACAAGGCCGAGGGCCTCTGAGGTGCCGGTTAGGAGTCTGAaccgcccccctgccccccgcaaAGGGAAGGGGGGACAGTGCCGGGGCTCCAGGCAGGGAGTCGGGGAGAACCTGCCCAGAAGTCACACTGGCACAGCTGTCTAAAGGGCTCGGGGAGGCCCggggggaggtggaggcgggCAGGCCCCCTGTAAATACGGCCCCGGGGTGGTCAGAGAGTCCCATATCACCCGTCCTCTTGTGACCTCCCTCCTTTGACCTCCAGCTGACCATGCATGCCACGTGGCCAGCCGAGTCCTGGACCCTCGCTGGAGcttgcctccccagcccctccccatcaATAAACTCTGTTTACAACCACCGGCCCCCACGGCTCCAGctctgctctgtctcctgggggTGGCCGGGGTGGTTGGGCAGGGCAAGACAGAACTCTGGGGACCTGGGTGTGGACATACGGAGAGTtgtggcagggtggggggggTCTCCATCTTCGTCTGGATGGAGGACAGTTTCTGtttcttcagcaaatatttagtgTGTACCTGCCATGTGCCCGGCACTGTGTGGGGACAGAGAGCCCTGCCCTTATGGAAGTTCAAAGCCTAGGGGGTGGGGTGGCATGAACCAACAACATACAAGCAAATTAAACCTTGATTTGAGCTAGTTGTGCAAGAAAAAGCAAGAtggctgggcacagaggctcgcgcttgtaatcctggcactttgggaggccgaggcaggaggatcactggaggcctgaaattccagaccagcctggacaacatagcaagaccccatctctatgaaaagtttaaaaagtagctgggtgcagtggtacatgcttgtagtcccagctactggggaggctgaggcaggaggatcacttgagctcgggagttggaggctgcagtgagctaggatgacaccattgcactctagccggggtgacagagcaagactctttctcaaaaaaaaaaaaaaaaaccaccacaagaACATGCCGTGAATTGAATACAAgagcatttttgttcttttcaatgaGTTTCCTCGTTGTTCTAGTTTATTGTAAGTAGTACCTCTTATTCAAAGAGCTGTCCTGTCCCCCAGGGGTAGTGCCTTACAACCTTGACCTTTAAATCCTGGGTTCGGGCAAGTGGGGTCACAGCTAGAGAGACCCCTCTGAGTGCCCCCTAAGAAACAGGaagcaagagaaggaaaaccTGGCTCTAGAAGTGGGACCAGGAAGGGGGTGGGCAGGAACAAATTGCCAGGAAGCAATTGTGCAATTCTAACCCCTCCCCTTGCCTGCCCTGCTCTGGGTTAGCCCCTATCAGGAACTGGCCGAGGGTGGGGACGTCCCCGAGGTCCGTGCTCCTGATCCCAGCCCAGGCAGGTATAAGGCCACTTCCCCAGGCCAAGAGAGTCTAGAAGGAAACGAGACAGGCCACCATGTCCTTTTGGAGTGGACAACAACAGCAGAGGTAGGTCCCCACTGTCCCTGTCCTGGGCAGGCCTGGACACCGGGCCATGCAGAGACACATGGACACTCTGCCTGACACACTGAAGTCACAGCGGGCAGATACAGTCCTGCGGGCTGGAACAGACCAACCTGACCCTGG encodes:
- the SEMA6B gene encoding semaphorin-6B isoform X4, which encodes MLTPPPRPALLLLLLLLGGAHGLFPEEPPPLSVAPRDYLNHYPVFVGSGPGRLTPTEGADDLNIQRVLRVNRTLFIGDRDNLYRVELEPPTSTELRYQRKLTWRSNPSDIDVCRMKGKQEGECRNFVKVLLLRDESTLFVCGSNAFNPVCANYSIDTLQPLGDNISGMARCPYDPKHANVALFSDGMLFTATVTDFLAIDAVIYRSLGDRPTLRTVKHDSKWFKEPYFVHAVEWGSHVYFFFREIAMEFNYLEKVVVSRVARVCKNDVGGSPRVLEKQWTSFLKARLNCSVPGDSHFYFNVLQAVTGVVSLGGRPVVLAVFSTPSNSIPGSAVCAFDMTHVAAVFEGRFREQKSPESIWTPVPEDQVPRPRPGCCAAPGMQYNASSALPDDILNFVKTHPLMDEAVPSLGHAPWIVRTLMRHQLTRVAVDVGAGPWGNQTVVFLGSEAGTVLKFLVRPNASASGTAGPSVFLEEFETYRPDRCGRPGGGETGQRLLSLELDTASGGLLAAFPRCVVRVPVARCQQYSGCMKNCIGSQDPYCGWAPDGSCVFLSPGTRATFEQDVSGASTSGLGDCTGLLRASLSEDRAGLVSVNLLVTSSVAAFVVGAVVSGFSVGWFVGLRERRELARRKDKEAILAHGGGEAVLSVSRLGERRGAGPGGRGGGAGGAGGPPEALLAPLMQNGWAKATLLQGGPHDLDSGLLPTPEQTPLPQKRLPTPHPHPHALAPRGWDHGHPLLSASASSSLLLLAPARAPEQPPAPGDPAPDARLYATRPGRASHSDFPLTPHASPDRRRVVSAPTGPLDPTSAADSLPRPWSPPPTGSLRRPGPHGPPAAALRRTHTFNSGEGRPGDRHRGCHARPSTDLAHLLPYGGADRTAPPVP
- the SEMA6B gene encoding semaphorin-6B isoform X1; the protein is MLTPPPRPALLLLLLLLGGAHGLFPEEPPPLSVAPRDCESGVAGGLGESRGRVCCPSPHAPPRGLTRPGATSRKIMILGHPLKPLPIALPPDLNHYPVFVGSGPGRLTPTEGADDLNIQRVLRVNRTLFIGDRDNLYRVELEPPTSTELRYQRKLTWRSNPSDIDVCRMKGKQEGECRNFVKVLLLRDESTLFVCGSNAFNPVCANYSIDTLQPLGDNISGMARCPYDPKHANVALFSDGMLFTATVTDFLAIDAVIYRSLGDRPTLRTVKHDSKWFKEPYFVHAVEWGSHVYFFFREIAMEFNYLEKVVVSRVARVCKNDVGGSPRVLEKQWTSFLKARLNCSVPGDSHFYFNVLQAVTGVVSLGGRPVVLAVFSTPSNSIPGSAVCAFDMTHVAAVFEGRFREQKSPESIWTPVPEDQVPRPRPGCCAAPGMQYNASSALPDDILNFVKTHPLMDEAVPSLGHAPWIVRTLMRSVLEGPGWGRGPRPGWRWGDRAHCRPEGELFLSVMSTRVLCFWHVCPRACVCTHVPGIRAHALWWLSRVLACQCVCAPVQPCPRLPWWCVAAVGPPSPHPALASRHQLTRVAVDVGAGPWGNQTVVFLGSEAGTVLKFLVRPNASASGTAGPSVFLEEFETYRPDRCGRPGGGETGQRLLSLELDTASGGLLAAFPRCVVRVPVARCQQYSGCMKNCIGSQDPYCGWAPDGSCVFLSPGTRATFEQDVSGASTSGLGDCTGLLRASLSEDRAGLVSVNLLVTSSVAAFVVGAVVSGFSVGWFVGLRERRELARRKDKEAILAHGGGEAVLSVSRLGERRGAGPGGRGGGAGGAGGPPEALLAPLMQNGWAKATLLQGGPHDLDSGLLPTPEQTPLPQKRLPTPHPHPHALAPRGWDHGHPLLSASASSSLLLLAPARAPEQPPAPGDPAPDARLYATRPGRASHSDFPLTPHASPDRRRVVSAPTGPLDPTSAADSLPRPWSPPPTGSLRRPGPHGPPAAALRRTHTFNSGEGRPGDRHRGCHARPSTDLAHLLPYGGADRTAPPVP
- the SEMA6B gene encoding semaphorin-6B isoform X2, giving the protein MLTPPPRPALLLLLLLLGGAHGLFPEEPPPLSVAPRDYLNHYPVFVGSGPGRLTPTEGADDLNIQRVLRVNRTLFIGDRDNLYRVELEPPTSTELRYQRKLTWRSNPSDIDVCRMKGKQEGECRNFVKVLLLRDESTLFVCGSNAFNPVCANYSIDTLQPLGDNISGMARCPYDPKHANVALFSDGMLFTATVTDFLAIDAVIYRSLGDRPTLRTVKHDSKWFKEPYFVHAVEWGSHVYFFFREIAMEFNYLEKVVVSRVARVCKNDVGGSPRVLEKQWTSFLKARLNCSVPGDSHFYFNVLQAVTGVVSLGGRPVVLAVFSTPSNSIPGSAVCAFDMTHVAAVFEGRFREQKSPESIWTPVPEDQVPRPRPGCCAAPGMQYNASSALPDDILNFVKTHPLMDEAVPSLGHAPWIVRTLMRSVLEGPGWGRGPRPGWRWGDRAHCRPEGELFLSVMSTRVLCFWHVCPRACVCTHVPGIRAHALWWLSRVLACQCVCAPVQPCPRLPWWCVAAVGPPSPHPALASRHQLTRVAVDVGAGPWGNQTVVFLGSEAGTVLKFLVRPNASASGTAGPSVFLEEFETYRPDRCGRPGGGETGQRLLSLELDTASGGLLAAFPRCVVRVPVARCQQYSGCMKNCIGSQDPYCGWAPDGSCVFLSPGTRATFEQDVSGASTSGLGDCTGLLRASLSEDRAGLVSVNLLVTSSVAAFVVGAVVSGFSVGWFVGLRERRELARRKDKEAILAHGGGEAVLSVSRLGERRGAGPGGRGGGAGGAGGPPEALLAPLMQNGWAKATLLQGGPHDLDSGLLPTPEQTPLPQKRLPTPHPHPHALAPRGWDHGHPLLSASASSSLLLLAPARAPEQPPAPGDPAPDARLYATRPGRASHSDFPLTPHASPDRRRVVSAPTGPLDPTSAADSLPRPWSPPPTGSLRRPGPHGPPAAALRRTHTFNSGEGRPGDRHRGCHARPSTDLAHLLPYGGADRTAPPVP